The following proteins come from a genomic window of Lolium rigidum isolate FL_2022 chromosome 5, APGP_CSIRO_Lrig_0.1, whole genome shotgun sequence:
- the LOC124657357 gene encoding dentin sialophosphoprotein-like — MEAVAAAAAMVDLNTLSRRELQALCKLNGVRANMTNLAMVEALHSLPSVDGIDQIGTTLCLPTPGKSAVKSVLRTAAPSDQQQQGSPLPRGRRVSVKSPEAIRMDAEDEDDEAKRELIREIVRTPGVALRSTSRRARATPAPLPTPAAGTLRRSQRSTVRKAAAPVEETEVSIAKRSTRRTAIPKVAIDFDQEEEDAAVTKGVTEEKCDDPEEEEGTKLPEEGNSKGGEPEQEEEGAAAIEEEEKLVNPEKSAPLSAMEDSPILGVLSKVAPEPDMNNVANSSTEAREVLCNWSPVRGIADGINNASEDKEDAAVVVLGEAVEEDAFNSTVEAAASPNKIATAAMTEKEIAVVEINNSNEDKEDVAVEVPGEAVEEDAFNSTVEAAAAPSKIVTAAMSEKEIAVDESPEEYVLVGESSEEADLTDQSSEVDDLDQDEADLTEQSSEVIDQDDAGLTEQSSEVDDLDQDEEDMLKADRTIDEESDETIEVAAAPNKMDPAAVTEMEVAVDEVPQADLTDDESADEYDQDGESSEGADLSEESSEVDMLKADQTVDEESDDTIEVSGSIDVNFDSDEEEEQLKMPGTGEETDEVEESDSLSGDEDDFSGDLSSEFDDVLNFSDAEAESDSSPVALKGIDAAAAAAAASSAAKTVESVITEETEVSSEGDVVSQHVVTVVESLDKVVITEKKEVCAKEKKQLKVGKEMSLRKLKSAYKESLIAAKEGKKLTIATDDGNRVALAELDDNADC; from the exons ATGGAGGcggttgcagcggcggcggccatggtggaCCTGAACACCCTCTCGCGCCGCGAGCTCCAGGCGCTCTGCAAGCTCAACGGCGTCCGCGCCAACATGACCAACCTCGCCATGGTCGAGGCCCTCCACTCCCTCCCCTCG GTGGACGGGATCGACCAGATCGGCACCACGCTCTGCCTCCCGACCCCCGGCAAGTCGGCGGTGAAGTCCGTCCTGAGGACCGCGGCGCCCTCGGACCAGCAGCAGCAAGGGAGCCCGCTCCCGCGCGGCCGCCGCGTGTCGGTCAAGTCGCCGGAGGCCATCAGGATGGacgccgaggacgaggatgacgaggccAAGCGGGAACTCATCAGGGAGATCGTGCGGACCCCCGGCGTGGCCCTGCGTAGCACCAGCCGTCGCGCGCGGGCCACGCCCGCGCCGCTCCCGACTCCGGCGGCTGGCACCCTGCGGAGGAGCCAGAGGTCGACGGTTCGCAAGGCCGCGGCGCCGGTTGAGGAGACCGAGGTGTCCATTGCGAAGCGATCGACGAGGAGGACCGCGATACCGAAGGTGGCGAttgattttgaccaggaagaggaGGATGCGGCGGTGACCAAAG GTGTTACTGAAGAGAAATGTGATGACCCTGAGGAGGAGGAAGGTACAAAGCTTCCGGAAGAAGGAAATAGCAAAGGGGGTGAACCAGAGCAGGAAGAGGAAG GAGCTGCTGCAAttgaggaagaagagaagcttGTGAATCCTGAGAAGTCTGCTCCCCTGTCAGCCATGGAGGATTCACCAATCTTAGGTGTCCTTTCCAAGGTGGCACCTGAACCAGACATGAACAACGTTGCAAATAGCTCGACTGAAGCTCGTGAGGTTCTTTGCAATTGGTCACCTGTGCGGGGGATAGCTGATGGGATCAACAATGCCAGTGAAGATAAAGAAGATGCTGCTGTTGTAGTGCTAGGAGAAGCCGTCGAGGAAGATGCCTTCAATTCCACCGTTGAGGCTGCTGCTTCACCTAACAAGATTGCCACAGCTGCTATGACTGAGAAGGAAATAGCTGTTGTTGAGATCAACAATTCCAATGAAGATAAGGAAGATGTTGCTGTTGAAGTGCCAGGAGAAGCCGTCGAGGAAGATGCCTTCAATTCCACCGTTGAGGCTGCTGCTGCACCTAGCAAGATTGTCACAGCTGCTATGTCTGAGAAGGAAATCGCTGTTGATGAGAGTCCTGAGGAATATGTTCTTGTTGGAGAGAGCAGCGAGGAAGCTGACCTCACCGATCAGAGCAGCGAGGTGGATgatcttgatcaagatgaagctgacCTCACCGAGCAGAGCAGCGAGGTGATCGATCAAGATGATGCTGGCCTCACCGAGCAGAGCAGTGAGGTGGATGATCTCGATCAAGATGAGGAAGATATGCTGAAGGCTGACCGAACAATCGATGAAGAGAGTGATGAGACCATTGAGGTTGCTGCTGCACCTAACAAGATGGACCCAGCTGCTGTGACTGAGATGGAAGTCGCTGTTGATGAGGTGCCACAGGCTGATCTGACGGACGATGAGAGTGCTGATGAATATGATCAGGATGGGGAGAGCAGCGAGGGAGCTGACCTTAGCGAGGAGAGTAGCGAGGTGGATATGCTAAAGGCTGACCAGACAGTGGATGAAGAGAGTGATGATACCATTGAGGTGAGCGGCTCCATTGACGTGAACTTTGAttcagatgaagaggaggagcagcTCAAGATGCCTGGGACAGGCGAAGAGACAGATGAAGTTGAGGAGAGCGACTCACTTTCTGGAGATGAAGATGATTTCAGCGGTGATCTATCATCAGAGTTTGACGATGTCTTGAATTTCAGTGATGCTGAAGCTGAAAGTGACAGCTCTCCTGTGGCGCTGAAGGGAatcgatgctgctgctgctgctgctgctgcctcatcTGCAGCCAAGACCGTCGAATCTGTCATTACTGAAGAGACAGAAGTATCCAGCGAGGGGGATGTGGTTTCTCAACACGTTGTCACCGTTGTCGAGTCCCTGGACAAGGTCGTCATCACCGAGAAGAAAGAAGTGTGCGCAAAGGAGAAGAAGCAGCTGAAAGTTGGGAAGGAAATGAGCCTAAGGAAGCTGAAAAGCGCTTACAAGGAGAGCCTCATTGCTGCCAAG GAAGGGAAGAAGCTGACCATCGCCACCGACGATGGCAACAGGGTGGCGCTTGCAGAGCTGGATGACAACGCCGATTGCTGA
- the LOC124654300 gene encoding ribosomal RNA processing protein 36 homolog → MRGRTSHRGAAPTTSAAAASTSSKRDPASASEESGDEEVKPKPSRFARKPPPRGSGEPSSSSESESDSDGLAERERELERVLADVPFGELQRARADGSLAARGGSAAAAAQKKARRESRKRPMEISTNVRPPRLREVIQVPKKVVRDPRFEPVYGDVDKEGFRKRYNFLFDKELPAEKEKLQKSMKKLKDPNAIEEVKSQITWIDKQLRSNPQKNVESEILRGHIKKEREAAKAGKQPYYLKKSEIRQRKLMDKYNELKETGKLDAFIEKRRKKNASKDHRYMPYRRDGGGA, encoded by the exons atgagaGGCCGCACCAGCCACCGCGGGGCCGCTcccaccacctccgccgccgcagcctcgaCTTCCAGCAAGCGCGACCCCGCCTCTGCCTCCGAGGAATCGGGCGACGAGGAGGTAAAGCCCAAGCCCTCGCGTTTTGCCCGCAAACCGCCGCCGCGCGGATCCGGAGAACCTTCCTCGTCGTCTGAATCGGAGTCGGACAGCGACGGCCTCgcggagcgggagcgggagctggAGCGCGTGCTCGCCGACGTGCCTTTTGGGGAGCTGCAGCGCGCGCGCGCCGACGGGTCGCTCGCCGCGCGGGGAGGTTCTGCTGCCGCGGCCGCGCAGAAGAAGGCTCGCAGGGAGAGCAGGAAGAG GCCCATGGAGATCAGCACAAATGTGCGTCCGCCGAGGTTGAGGGAGGTGATCCAGGTTCCCAAGAAG GTTGTAAGGGATCCAAGATTCGAGCCTGTATATGGAGATGTTGACAAAGAAGG TTTCAGGAAAAGATACAATTTCTTATTCGACAAGGAACTCCCTGCAGAAAAAGAG AAACTCCAAAAGTCGATGAAGAAATTGAAGGACCCTAATGCCATTGAAGAAGTGAAGAGTCAGATCACCTGGATT GATAAGCAGTTGAGGTCTAATCCTCAGAAGAACGTTGAATCAGAAATTCTGCGTGGGCATATTAAGAAAGAGAGGGAAGCTGCCAAGGCCGGAAAACAGCCGTATTATCTGAAGAAAT CTGAAATTCGACAAAGGAAGTTGATGGATAAGTACAATGAGCTCAAG GAGACGGGAAAGCTTGACGCCTTTATTGAGAAACGAAGGAAGAAGAATGCCTCTAAAGATCATCGCTACATGCCATACAGAAGGGATGGGGGTGGTGCATAA